A genomic window from Hyla sarda isolate aHylSar1 chromosome 10, aHylSar1.hap1, whole genome shotgun sequence includes:
- the LOC130294283 gene encoding free fatty acid receptor 3-like: MSYFSGSKHLFLFVYLITFITGLPLNIIALSTLVHKRSHKLVPVDILLANLTISDLLLLTFLPFRMVEAAFDMNWPMPYIFCPLSSFMYFSSIYITSLFLMAISVERYLATAFPIRYKILKKPVYSLVGSMFIWCIATVHCSIVYIVEHIAPNNLTASNSTVCYSMFTPPQLEVLLLVRLEICFVLFCIPFMITIFCYGNFIKILMWKCHLDRKRKIRAIGLVMATLINFIVCFMPYNVSHIVGFIEGDSPDWRVYTLLLSTFNASLDPIIFHFSSTSIKKPFLESLVHVLKKFHLGTYWYKLCIAPCEKETKNMNVPT, from the coding sequence ATGAGTTATTTTTCAGGATCGAAGCATCTCTTTCTGTTCGTCTACCTCATCACATTTATCACGGGGCTTCCTCTTAATATAATAGCCCTGTCAACACTTGTTCACAAGCGCAGCCATAAGCTTGTACCGGTGGACATCTTGCTGGCCAATTTGACCATTTCCGATCTGCTCCTTTTGACTTTCCTCCCGTTTCGCATGGTTGAAGCGGCCTTTGATATGAATTGGCCGATGCCCTACATTTTTTGTCCTCTGTCGTCCTTTATGTACTTCAGTAGCATCTACATCACCTCACTGTTCCTCATGGCCATAAGCGTTGAGAGATATCTGGCTACGGCTTTTCCCATAAGGTACAAGATCCTGAAAAAGCCAGTCTACTCCTTGGTGGGGAGTATGTTCATATGGTGCATTGCCACGGTTCACTGCAGTATTGTCTACATTGTGGAGCATATCGCGCCCAATAACTTGACGGCCAGCAACTCTACCGTCTGCTATAGCATGTTTACACCGCCACAGTTGGAAGTTCTGCTTCTTGTTCGGTTAGAAATATGTTTTGTGCTTTTTTGTATCCCATTTATGATAACCATATTCTGCTATGGGAACTTCATCAAAATTCTCATGTGGAAGTGTCACCTGGACaggaaaagaaaaataagggCCATTGGGCTGGTGATGGCCACGCTCATAAACTTCATTGTGTGTTTCATGCCTTATAACGTATCCCATATCGTGGGCTTTATCGAAGGGGATAGTCCAGATTGGAGAGTCTACACTTTACTCCTTAGCACGTTCAACGCATCTTTGGATCCCATAATATTTCACTTCTCCTCCACCTCAATTAAAAAGCCTTTTCTAGAGAGTTTAGTCCATGTGCTGAAAAAGTTTCATTTAGGAACCTACTGGTATAAGTTATGTATCGCACCTTGTGAAAAAGAGACAAAAAACATGAATGTTCCCACCTAA